The proteins below come from a single Streptomyces sp. M92 genomic window:
- a CDS encoding 5-dehydro-4-deoxyglucarate dehydratase: MTSAPLAARLTVPSGPLFFPVTAYGPDGGVDLDVYRAHVRRGVDAGAAAVFACCGTGEFHALTPEEFEACVRAAVEETAGRVPVLAGAGYGTALAVRYARLAEQAGADGLLAMPPYLVVAGQEGLLRHYRELAAATALPVVVYQRDNAVFTPETVVRLARTDGIAGLKDGLGDLDLMQRTVSAVRTDAPDGDFLYFNGLPTAEQTQLAYRALGVPLYSSAVFCFAPEVALAFHRALREDDDATVHRLLDGFYRPFVELRSQGRGYAVALVKAGVRLRGLDVGEVRTPLQEPAEEHVKQLALLIERGQALLDAEGDQ, translated from the coding sequence GTGACCTCAGCCCCTCTCGCCGCCCGGCTCACCGTCCCCAGCGGGCCGCTGTTCTTTCCCGTCACGGCCTACGGCCCCGACGGGGGAGTGGACCTCGACGTCTACCGCGCGCACGTGCGCCGCGGGGTGGACGCCGGTGCCGCCGCCGTCTTCGCCTGCTGCGGCACCGGAGAGTTCCACGCGCTGACGCCCGAGGAGTTCGAGGCGTGCGTACGGGCGGCCGTCGAGGAGACCGCGGGACGCGTCCCCGTCCTCGCCGGCGCGGGCTACGGCACCGCCCTCGCCGTGCGCTACGCCCGCCTCGCCGAGCAGGCCGGGGCCGACGGCCTGCTCGCCATGCCGCCCTACCTGGTCGTCGCCGGGCAGGAAGGGCTGCTGCGGCACTACCGGGAGCTGGCCGCCGCGACCGCCCTGCCGGTCGTCGTCTACCAGCGCGACAACGCCGTGTTCACCCCGGAAACGGTGGTCCGACTGGCCCGCACGGACGGGATCGCCGGCCTCAAGGACGGCCTCGGCGACCTCGACCTCATGCAGCGGACCGTCAGCGCCGTGCGCACCGACGCCCCGGACGGCGACTTCCTCTACTTCAACGGACTGCCGACCGCCGAGCAGACCCAGCTCGCCTACCGCGCCCTCGGCGTCCCCCTCTACTCGTCCGCGGTCTTCTGCTTCGCCCCCGAGGTCGCCCTCGCCTTCCACCGGGCGCTGCGCGAGGACGACGACGCCACCGTGCACCGTCTGCTGGACGGCTTCTACCGGCCGTTCGTCGAACTGCGCTCCCAGGGCCGCGGGTACGCCGTCGCCCTGGTCAAGGCGGGCGTACGGCTGCGCGGCCTGGACGTGGGGGAGGTGCGGACGCCGTTGCAGGAACCGGCCGAGGAGCACGTGAAGCAGCTCGCCCTGCTGATCGAGCGGGGCCAGGCGCTGCTGGACGCGGAGGGTGACCAGTGA
- a CDS encoding NAD-dependent epimerase/dehydratase family protein translates to MPAPRTVLLTGAAGGLGTLMRELLPAHGYALRLLDLRPIEGEPEAVVADLADRAAVREAVRGVDAIIHLAGISLEAPFEKILKANIEGTYNLYEAAREEGVKRIVFASSNHAVGYTPRPRGDDPLIPIDTPRRPDTFYGLSKCFGEDLAQLYWDKHGLETVSVRIGSCFPEPTSVRMLSVWMSPADGARLFDAALTARNVGHTVVHGSSANTRLWWDLTSARALGYAPQDDSEPYAAKLIAEQGELDPDDPAHACLGGHFVTDPPIWPY, encoded by the coding sequence ATGCCCGCTCCCCGCACCGTCCTGCTCACCGGCGCCGCCGGCGGCCTCGGCACCCTCATGCGGGAGCTGCTGCCCGCCCACGGCTACGCGTTGCGCCTGCTCGACCTGCGCCCGATCGAGGGCGAGCCGGAGGCGGTCGTCGCCGACCTGGCCGACCGGGCGGCCGTGCGCGAGGCGGTCCGGGGCGTCGACGCGATCATCCACCTCGCGGGCATCTCCCTGGAAGCCCCCTTCGAGAAGATCCTGAAGGCCAACATCGAGGGCACGTACAACCTTTACGAGGCCGCCCGCGAGGAAGGCGTCAAACGCATCGTCTTCGCCTCCTCCAACCACGCCGTCGGCTACACCCCGCGTCCCCGGGGCGACGACCCGCTCATCCCGATCGACACCCCGCGCCGCCCGGACACCTTCTACGGCCTGTCCAAGTGCTTCGGCGAGGACCTCGCCCAGCTCTACTGGGACAAGCACGGCCTGGAGACGGTCTCCGTCCGCATCGGCTCCTGCTTCCCCGAGCCGACCAGCGTGCGCATGCTCTCGGTGTGGATGAGCCCCGCCGACGGCGCCCGGCTCTTCGACGCCGCCCTGACCGCTCGGAACGTCGGGCACACCGTCGTCCACGGCTCCTCCGCCAACACCCGCCTGTGGTGGGACCTCACCTCCGCGCGGGCGCTCGGCTACGCACCGCAGGACGACTCCGAGCCGTACGCCGCGAAGCTGATCGCCGAGCAGGGCGAACTCGACCCGGACGATCCGGCGCACGCGTGCCTGGGCGGTCACTTCGTGACCGACCCCCCGATCTGGCCGTACTGA
- a CDS encoding DeoR/GlpR family DNA-binding transcription regulator, whose translation MGTRTAEERQREIVRIARATGSVDVTALAADLGVAKETVRRDLRALEDHGLVRRTHGGAYPVESAGFETTLAFRATSHVPEKRRVAAAAAELLGDAETVFVDEGFTPQLIAEALPRDRPLTVVTASLPVAGALAESSDTSVLLLGGRVRSGTLATVDHWTTKMLAGFVIDLAYIGANGISREHGLTTPDPAVSEVKAQAIRAARRTVFAGTHTKFGAVSFCRFAEVGALEAIVTSTLLPTAEAHRYSLLGPQVVRV comes from the coding sequence ATGGGCACGAGGACGGCGGAGGAACGCCAGCGGGAGATCGTGCGGATCGCCCGCGCCACCGGCTCCGTCGACGTCACCGCGCTCGCCGCCGACCTGGGCGTCGCCAAGGAGACCGTCCGCCGGGACCTGCGCGCCCTGGAGGACCACGGCCTGGTCCGCCGCACCCACGGCGGCGCCTATCCCGTGGAGAGCGCCGGGTTCGAGACCACGCTCGCCTTCCGCGCCACCAGCCACGTTCCCGAGAAGCGCCGGGTCGCCGCCGCGGCGGCCGAACTGCTCGGCGACGCCGAGACGGTCTTCGTCGACGAGGGCTTCACCCCCCAGCTCATCGCCGAGGCCCTGCCCCGGGACCGCCCGCTCACCGTGGTCACCGCCTCCCTCCCGGTCGCCGGCGCGCTCGCCGAGTCCTCGGACACCTCCGTCCTGCTGCTCGGCGGCCGGGTCCGCTCGGGCACGCTGGCCACCGTCGACCACTGGACGACGAAGATGCTGGCCGGCTTCGTCATCGACCTGGCGTACATCGGCGCCAACGGCATCTCCCGCGAGCACGGCCTCACCACCCCCGACCCGGCGGTCAGCGAGGTCAAGGCCCAGGCCATCCGGGCCGCCCGCCGCACCGTCTTCGCGGGCACGCACACCAAGTTCGGGGCGGTCAGCTTCTGCCGGTTCGCGGAGGTCGGCGCCCTGGAGGCGATCGTCACCAGCACCCTGCTGCCCACGGCCGAGGCCCACCGCTACTCACTGCTCGGCCCGCAGGTCGTCCGCGTCTGA
- a CDS encoding ABC transporter substrate-binding protein, whose amino-acid sequence MRTQSRRRLPQATLAMAAAGTLLAPLLSGCWVGAGGAGSGGNSINVLMVNNPQMAELQKLTADHFTKDTGIKVNFTVLPENDVRDKISQDFANQAGQYDVATLSNYEIPIYARNDWLHEMDPYVAEDPAYDQQDILKPMRESLTGDDGKLYGQPFYGESSFLMYRKDVFEQEGLTMPERPTWTQVADLAAELDGAEPDMKGICLRGLPGWGELMAPLTTVVNTFGGTWFDEDWNARLDSPEWEKATKFYVDLVREHGQSGAAQSGFAECLNNMTQGNVAMWYDATSAAGSLESANSPVKGKIGYAPAPVEKTDSSGWLYTWAWGIQKASRNPDKAWQFVSWASSKEYEQLVGDEIGWSNVPAGKRASTYENPDYVKEAAAFQEMTRAAIEGAKPKDPGVQPRPAPGIQFVGIPEFTDLGTKVSQEISAAIAGRQSVEQALKKSQQLAEQISEEYEGR is encoded by the coding sequence ATGCGAACCCAGAGCCGACGGAGGCTGCCGCAAGCCACGCTCGCCATGGCCGCCGCAGGGACGCTGCTCGCCCCGCTGCTCTCCGGCTGCTGGGTCGGGGCGGGCGGCGCCGGATCCGGCGGCAACTCCATCAACGTCCTGATGGTCAACAACCCGCAGATGGCCGAGTTGCAGAAGCTCACCGCCGACCACTTCACCAAGGACACCGGCATCAAGGTGAACTTCACCGTCCTGCCGGAGAACGACGTCCGCGACAAGATCAGCCAGGACTTCGCCAACCAGGCCGGCCAGTACGACGTCGCCACCCTCTCCAACTACGAGATACCGATCTACGCCCGCAACGACTGGCTGCACGAGATGGACCCCTATGTCGCCGAGGACCCGGCGTACGACCAGCAGGACATCCTGAAGCCGATGCGCGAGTCCCTCACCGGCGACGACGGCAAGCTCTACGGCCAGCCCTTCTACGGCGAGTCGTCCTTCCTGATGTACCGCAAGGACGTGTTCGAGCAGGAGGGCCTGACCATGCCCGAGCGACCCACCTGGACCCAGGTGGCGGACCTCGCGGCCGAACTCGACGGCGCCGAACCGGACATGAAGGGGATCTGCCTGCGCGGCCTGCCCGGCTGGGGCGAGCTGATGGCGCCGCTGACGACGGTCGTGAACACCTTCGGCGGCACCTGGTTCGACGAGGACTGGAACGCCCGGCTCGACTCCCCCGAGTGGGAGAAGGCGACGAAGTTCTATGTCGACCTGGTCCGCGAGCACGGCCAGTCCGGCGCCGCCCAGTCCGGCTTCGCGGAGTGCCTGAACAACATGACCCAGGGCAACGTCGCCATGTGGTACGACGCCACCTCCGCGGCCGGCTCCCTGGAGTCGGCGAACTCCCCCGTCAAGGGCAAGATCGGCTACGCGCCCGCCCCCGTGGAGAAGACCGACTCCTCCGGCTGGCTCTACACCTGGGCCTGGGGCATCCAGAAGGCCTCCCGCAACCCCGACAAGGCCTGGCAGTTCGTCTCCTGGGCGTCCAGCAAGGAGTACGAGCAGCTGGTCGGCGACGAGATCGGCTGGTCCAACGTCCCGGCCGGCAAGCGCGCCTCGACGTACGAGAACCCTGACTACGTCAAGGAGGCCGCCGCCTTCCAGGAGATGACCCGGGCGGCCATCGAGGGCGCCAAGCCCAAGGACCCCGGCGTGCAGCCGCGCCCCGCGCCCGGCATCCAGTTCGTCGGCATCCCCGAGTTCACCGACCTCGGCACCAAGGTCTCCCAGGAGATCAGCGCGGCCATCGCCGGACGCCAGTCCGTCGAACAGGCCCTGAAGAAGTCCCAGCAGCTCGCCGAGCAGATCTCCGAGGAGTACGAGGGACGATGA
- a CDS encoding carbohydrate ABC transporter permease — protein MSATTTAPSAAPDHVPAPVRPPSPRLKAWATRAPLLPALIFMIVVTQLPFVATLVISFFDWNALYPDARSFTGFGNYGDVLSDPALRKSVWTTILLTVAVVLASLVLGLALALLLDRRFKGRGVVRTLLIAPFLVVPVAAALLWKHVLYNPEYGLLNGLLHYVGGPQPDWISNTPLLAVEAALVWQWTPFMMLILLAGLQSRDQQQIEAARVDGASDWQIFVHLTLPHLRRYLELGALLGSIYIVQNFDAVFTITSGGLGTANLPYTVYQSFYQAHENGLASAAGVLVVIGSIVIATFALRVVSSLFREEVGRA, from the coding sequence ATGAGCGCCACGACAACGGCCCCCTCGGCCGCACCCGACCACGTACCCGCCCCCGTCCGCCCGCCGTCGCCCCGGCTGAAGGCCTGGGCCACCCGGGCCCCGCTCCTGCCCGCCCTCATCTTCATGATCGTGGTCACCCAGCTGCCCTTCGTGGCGACCCTGGTGATCTCCTTCTTCGACTGGAACGCCCTCTACCCCGACGCCCGTTCCTTCACCGGCTTCGGCAACTACGGCGACGTGCTGTCCGACCCGGCGCTGCGCAAGTCGGTGTGGACGACGATCCTGCTGACGGTGGCGGTGGTCCTGGCCAGCCTGGTCCTGGGCCTGGCCCTCGCGCTGCTCCTGGACCGGAGGTTCAAGGGCCGGGGTGTGGTCCGCACCCTGCTCATCGCGCCGTTCCTCGTCGTCCCCGTCGCGGCCGCCCTGCTCTGGAAGCACGTCCTCTACAACCCGGAGTACGGCCTGCTCAACGGCCTGCTGCACTACGTCGGCGGCCCGCAGCCCGACTGGATCTCCAACACCCCGCTGCTCGCGGTGGAGGCCGCGCTGGTGTGGCAGTGGACGCCCTTCATGATGCTGATCCTGCTCGCCGGCCTCCAGAGCCGGGACCAGCAGCAGATCGAGGCCGCCCGGGTGGACGGCGCGAGCGACTGGCAGATCTTCGTCCACCTCACCCTGCCCCACCTGCGCCGCTACCTGGAACTCGGCGCCCTGCTCGGCTCCATCTACATCGTCCAGAACTTCGACGCGGTCTTCACCATCACCTCCGGCGGCCTGGGCACGGCCAACCTGCCCTACACCGTCTACCAGAGCTTCTACCAGGCCCACGAGAACGGCCTCGCCTCGGCCGCGGGCGTCCTGGTCGTCATCGGCTCCATCGTCATCGCCACCTTCGCGCTGCGCGTGGTGTCGTCCCTGTTCCGCGAGGAGGTCGGCCGCGCATGA
- a CDS encoding carbohydrate ABC transporter permease: MSATTAVRPAATGTTADKPVRTRRKAGAGLGLAAWLAGIVFFLPIAWMALTSFHSEEDAATNPPSFAASLTLDGYREFFGADGGASPWPALINSAVASVASTLLVLVLALPAAYALSIRPVKRWTDVLFFFLSTKMLPVVAGLLPIYLFAKNTDMLDNIWLLVILYTSMNLPIAVWMMQSFLAEVPVAIIEAARVDGAKLPTVLARVVAPIALPGIAATSLICFIFSWNELLFARVLTGVVAETAPVFLTGFITSQGLFLAKVCAASLVISLPVLAAGFAAQDKLVQGLSLGAVK, from the coding sequence ATGAGCGCCACCACCGCCGTACGCCCCGCCGCCACCGGCACCACCGCCGACAAGCCCGTACGGACCCGCCGCAAGGCGGGCGCCGGCCTGGGCCTGGCCGCCTGGCTGGCCGGGATCGTCTTCTTCCTGCCCATCGCCTGGATGGCCCTGACCTCCTTCCACTCCGAGGAGGACGCCGCCACCAACCCGCCGTCCTTCGCCGCCTCCCTCACCCTGGACGGCTACCGAGAGTTCTTCGGCGCGGACGGCGGCGCGAGCCCCTGGCCCGCGCTGATCAACTCGGCGGTCGCGTCGGTCGCCTCGACCCTCCTGGTCCTGGTCCTGGCCCTGCCCGCCGCGTACGCCCTCTCGATCCGCCCGGTGAAGAGGTGGACGGACGTCCTCTTCTTCTTCCTCTCCACCAAGATGCTGCCGGTGGTGGCGGGCCTGCTGCCGATCTACCTGTTCGCCAAGAACACGGACATGCTGGACAACATCTGGCTGCTGGTCATCCTCTACACGTCGATGAACCTGCCGATCGCTGTCTGGATGATGCAGTCCTTCCTGGCCGAGGTCCCGGTCGCGATCATCGAAGCGGCCCGGGTGGACGGCGCGAAACTGCCCACCGTCCTGGCCCGGGTGGTCGCCCCGATCGCCCTGCCCGGCATCGCCGCGACCTCCCTCATCTGCTTCATCTTCAGCTGGAACGAACTGCTCTTCGCCCGGGTGCTGACGGGCGTGGTCGCCGAGACCGCCCCCGTCTTCCTGACCGGCTTCATCACCAGCCAGGGCCTCTTCCTGGCCAAGGTGTGCGCCGCGTCGCTCGTCATCTCCCTGCCGGTGCTCGCCGCGGGGTTCGCCGCCCAGGACAAACTGGTCCAGGGCCTGTCGTTGGGAGCCGTGAAATGA
- a CDS encoding zinc-dependent alcohol dehydrogenase family protein → MKAAVIESVGRAVVTEVPDPTPGPREVVVEVAACGLCGTDLHILQGEFAPKLPIVPGHEFAGEVVGVGARVTEVAVGDQVAVDPSLYCYECRYCRTGHNNLCERWAAIGVTTAGGAAQYAVAPVANCVKLPEHVRTQDAALIEPLSCAVRGYDVLQSRLGAHVLIYGSGTMGLMMLELAKRTGAASVDVVDLNPARLETARGLGVSASAATPDELDRPQGWDLVIDATGNAAAIQDGLDRVAKAGTFLQFGVADYATRVQIDPYRIYNQEITITGSMAVLHSYERAAELFANGVLDPDVFISDRIELARYPEALEQFAAGVGRKIVVVP, encoded by the coding sequence ATGAAGGCCGCCGTCATCGAGTCCGTGGGCCGCGCCGTCGTCACCGAGGTCCCCGACCCGACGCCAGGGCCGCGCGAGGTCGTCGTCGAGGTCGCCGCCTGCGGCCTGTGCGGCACCGACCTGCACATCCTCCAGGGCGAGTTCGCCCCCAAGCTCCCGATCGTGCCGGGCCACGAGTTCGCCGGCGAGGTGGTCGGCGTCGGCGCGCGGGTCACGGAGGTGGCGGTCGGCGACCAGGTCGCCGTCGACCCCTCCCTCTACTGCTACGAGTGCCGCTACTGCCGCACCGGCCACAACAACCTCTGCGAACGCTGGGCGGCCATCGGCGTCACCACGGCGGGCGGCGCGGCACAGTACGCGGTGGCACCGGTCGCGAACTGCGTGAAACTCCCGGAACACGTCCGCACCCAGGACGCCGCCCTGATCGAACCGCTCTCCTGCGCGGTCCGCGGCTACGACGTCCTCCAGTCCCGCCTCGGCGCCCACGTCCTGATCTACGGCTCCGGCACGATGGGCCTGATGATGCTGGAGCTGGCCAAGCGCACCGGCGCCGCGAGCGTGGACGTGGTGGACCTCAACCCGGCCCGCCTGGAGACCGCCCGCGGCCTGGGCGTCTCGGCCTCGGCCGCGACCCCCGACGAACTGGACCGCCCCCAGGGCTGGGACCTGGTCATCGACGCCACCGGCAACGCCGCGGCCATCCAGGACGGCCTGGACCGCGTCGCCAAGGCCGGCACCTTCCTCCAGTTCGGCGTCGCCGACTACGCGACCCGGGTGCAGATCGACCCGTACCGCATCTACAACCAGGAGATCACGATCACCGGTTCGATGGCGGTCCTGCACAGCTACGAACGCGCGGCCGAGCTGTTCGCGAACGGCGTCCTGGACCCGGACGTCTTCATCAGCGACCGCATCGAGCTGGCTCGCTATCCGGAGGCGCTGGAGCAGTTCGCGGCGGGGGTGGGCCGGAAGATCGTGGTGGTGCCGTAG
- a CDS encoding TerD family protein yields the protein MTPGSNIPLSAARVTVDVAAPVRLDVSGLLLTADGKVRSDDDFIFYNQPTGQGVTYRSGGGTAPDAIVVDTAAVPPGIEKIVVTASPDAAGQTFQGIEPTATIRNADDNSVLATFTPPQLGTETALVIVEVYLRNGAWKARAVGQGYANGLAGIATDFGVTVEEPAAPAQPAAPAQPSPPARSHAATPPPPAAAPTMPAAPPAAPAAPPAPTPGTGKINLDKGRVSLQKNQTVSLVKGGRPVLSQVKMGLGWEPAYRGKDIDLDASVIAYGPQRNHIDSCYFGKLSIVGGAIKHSGDNLTGEGGGDDEVITVDLGRLPQEVSGLVFTVNSFSGQKFTEVAKAYCRLLDAATGEELVRFDLTSAEPQTGVMMAKLIRQYSGEWEMTAMGEFVKSRTVRGMVKPAAKAL from the coding sequence ATGACCCCCGGCTCGAACATCCCCCTCTCCGCCGCCCGCGTGACGGTGGACGTCGCCGCGCCCGTGCGGCTCGACGTATCGGGCCTGCTGCTCACCGCCGACGGCAAGGTGCGCTCCGACGACGACTTCATCTTCTACAACCAGCCCACCGGCCAGGGCGTGACGTACCGCTCCGGCGGCGGCACCGCCCCGGACGCGATCGTGGTGGACACCGCCGCCGTCCCGCCGGGCATCGAGAAGATCGTCGTCACCGCCAGCCCGGACGCGGCCGGGCAGACCTTCCAGGGCATCGAGCCCACCGCCACCATCCGCAACGCGGACGACAACTCCGTCCTCGCCACCTTCACCCCGCCGCAGCTCGGCACCGAGACCGCCCTGGTCATCGTGGAGGTCTACCTGCGCAACGGCGCCTGGAAGGCCCGCGCGGTCGGCCAGGGCTATGCGAACGGCCTGGCCGGCATCGCCACCGACTTCGGCGTCACGGTGGAGGAGCCGGCCGCCCCGGCCCAGCCCGCCGCACCCGCACAGCCCTCGCCCCCGGCGCGCTCGCACGCGGCCACTCCCCCGCCGCCCGCCGCCGCGCCGACGATGCCCGCCGCTCCCCCGGCGGCACCGGCCGCCCCGCCGGCCCCGACGCCGGGCACCGGCAAGATCAACCTCGACAAGGGCCGGGTCAGCCTCCAGAAGAACCAGACCGTCTCCCTGGTCAAGGGCGGCCGTCCGGTGCTCTCCCAGGTCAAGATGGGCCTCGGCTGGGAGCCGGCGTACCGCGGCAAGGACATCGACCTCGACGCGTCGGTCATCGCCTACGGCCCGCAGCGCAACCACATCGACAGCTGCTACTTCGGCAAGCTGTCCATCGTGGGCGGCGCGATCAAGCACTCCGGCGACAATCTGACCGGCGAGGGCGGCGGTGACGACGAGGTGATCACCGTCGACCTGGGCCGGCTCCCGCAGGAGGTCAGTGGTCTGGTCTTCACGGTGAACTCGTTCTCCGGGCAGAAGTTCACCGAGGTCGCCAAGGCGTACTGCCGCCTCCTGGACGCCGCGACCGGCGAGGAGTTGGTCCGCTTCGACCTCACCAGCGCCGAGCCGCAGACCGGCGTGATGATGGCGAAGCTGATCCGGCAGTACTCCGGCGAGTGGGAGATGACCGCCATGGGTGAGTTCGTCAAGTCCCGCACGGTGCGGGGCATGGTGAAGCCGGCGGCGAAGGCGCTGTAG
- a CDS encoding TetR/AcrR family transcriptional regulator, which produces MAQVRAMRADARRNRERLLEVAAAAFAEHGEGASLDDIAKRAGVGTGTLYRHFPTRQALLEAAYLDRIEAIAARADVVAAERAPGEALREWLEELAAGMIQVRGMKALLGTAVTAGGSTVDTACGDCLRGAAGRLVRAAQEAGALRRDVEPIEVLRLVHGVVTAAGAIDGGHGEDGEPVSVRRYLSLVWDGLRG; this is translated from the coding sequence ATGGCGCAGGTCAGGGCCATGCGCGCGGATGCCCGCCGCAACCGTGAGCGGCTGCTGGAGGTCGCGGCGGCGGCCTTCGCCGAGCACGGTGAGGGTGCTTCCCTGGACGACATCGCCAAGCGCGCGGGCGTCGGAACCGGCACGCTGTACCGGCACTTCCCGACACGGCAGGCGTTGCTGGAGGCCGCTTACCTCGACCGGATCGAGGCGATCGCGGCGCGGGCGGACGTCGTCGCGGCCGAGCGGGCGCCGGGCGAGGCGCTGCGGGAGTGGCTGGAGGAGCTGGCCGCCGGAATGATCCAGGTCCGCGGGATGAAGGCGCTGCTCGGCACCGCCGTCACGGCCGGGGGCTCGACGGTGGACACGGCGTGCGGCGACTGCCTGCGGGGCGCGGCCGGCCGGCTGGTACGGGCGGCGCAGGAGGCGGGGGCGCTGCGGCGGGACGTGGAGCCGATCGAGGTGCTGCGGCTGGTGCACGGGGTGGTCACGGCGGCCGGGGCGATCGACGGGGGACACGGGGAGGACGGAGAGCCGGTGTCGGTCCGCCGGTACCTGTCGCTGGTGTGGGACGGGTTGCGGGGGTAG
- a CDS encoding TROVE domain-containing protein, whose product MARFNTKAAKAQPTSRVTSTGRVLRTFEGGRGHERDARSELFLLSVANFVSQRTFYESGAARDDRFATLVRELAVSDPVWTAGLLGWLRGEGNLRTASIVGAAEYVKARLDAGATDGPTNRQVVASVLQRPDEPGELLAYWTSTYGRAVPKPVKRGIADAVRRLYHGKSLLKYDTASKGYRFGDILNLVHAAPDPDKPWQGELFQYALDRRHNPDTAVPPASNRVLTAHRELMALPVQERRALVTAPDGAERLAAAGVTWEMLAGWLQGPMDKAAWEGVIPSMGVMALLRNLRNFDEAGVSDEVAARVAARISDPAEVARSRQFPFRYLAAYRHAPSLRWSYPLEQALGHSLANVPALPGRTLVLVDRSGSMFYSRMSDRSELTRADAAAVFGTAFALRAADADLVEFGTSSNRVKYRKGESVLKVLERFGDLGGTDTTDAVRRHYKGHDRVLIITDEQYAHNRHGDPTEQVPQQVPVYTWNLAGYRAGHGPSGKANRHTFGGLSDAAFRMVPLLEAARDADWPWAV is encoded by the coding sequence ATGGCGCGTTTCAACACCAAGGCCGCGAAGGCGCAGCCCACCTCGCGTGTGACGTCGACGGGCCGCGTACTGCGCACCTTCGAGGGCGGCCGGGGCCACGAGCGCGACGCGCGCTCCGAGCTTTTTCTGCTGTCGGTCGCGAACTTCGTGTCGCAGCGGACCTTCTACGAGTCCGGCGCGGCCCGCGACGACCGGTTCGCGACGCTCGTGCGCGAACTGGCCGTCTCCGACCCGGTCTGGACGGCCGGCCTGCTCGGCTGGCTGCGCGGCGAGGGCAACCTGCGCACCGCCTCGATCGTCGGCGCCGCCGAGTACGTAAAGGCCCGCCTCGACGCCGGCGCCACCGACGGACCGACGAACCGACAGGTCGTCGCCTCCGTCCTCCAGCGCCCCGACGAGCCCGGCGAGCTGCTCGCGTACTGGACGTCGACGTACGGGCGTGCCGTGCCCAAGCCGGTCAAGCGGGGGATCGCCGACGCCGTACGGCGGCTCTACCACGGCAAGTCGCTGCTGAAGTACGACACCGCGTCCAAGGGCTACCGCTTCGGCGACATCCTCAACCTGGTGCACGCGGCGCCGGACCCGGACAAGCCGTGGCAGGGCGAGCTGTTCCAGTACGCGCTGGACCGCCGCCACAACCCGGACACCGCGGTGCCGCCCGCCTCGAACCGTGTCCTCACGGCGCACCGGGAGCTGATGGCGCTGCCCGTCCAGGAGCGGCGAGCGCTCGTCACGGCGCCCGACGGTGCCGAGCGGCTGGCGGCGGCGGGCGTCACCTGGGAGATGCTGGCCGGCTGGCTCCAGGGGCCGATGGACAAGGCGGCCTGGGAGGGCGTGATCCCGTCCATGGGGGTCATGGCGCTGCTGCGAAACCTCCGCAACTTCGACGAGGCCGGGGTCTCCGACGAGGTCGCGGCCCGGGTGGCGGCGCGGATCAGCGACCCGGCCGAGGTGGCGCGGTCGCGGCAGTTCCCCTTCCGCTACCTCGCCGCGTACCGGCACGCGCCGTCGCTGCGCTGGTCGTACCCGCTGGAGCAGGCGCTCGGGCACTCGCTGGCCAACGTGCCCGCGCTGCCCGGCCGGACGCTCGTCCTCGTGGACCGCTCCGGCTCGATGTTCTACTCGCGGATGTCGGACCGCTCGGAGCTCACCCGGGCCGACGCGGCGGCGGTCTTCGGCACGGCGTTCGCGCTGCGGGCGGCCGACGCGGACCTCGTCGAGTTCGGTACGTCGAGCAACCGCGTGAAGTACCGCAAGGGCGAGTCGGTCCTGAAGGTCCTGGAGCGCTTCGGCGACCTCGGCGGCACCGACACGACCGACGCGGTCCGCCGGCACTACAAGGGGCACGACCGGGTGCTGATCATCACCGACGAGCAGTACGCGCACAACCGGCACGGCGACCCGACCGAGCAGGTCCCGCAGCAGGTGCCGGTCTACACCTGGAACCTCGCCGGGTACCGGGCGGGCCACGGCCCGTCGGGCAAGGCGAACCGGCACACCTTCGGCGGCCTGTCGGACGCGGCGTTCCGGATGGTTCCGCTGCTCGAAGCCGCCCGGGACGCCGACTGGCCGTGGGCGGTCTGA